From the Alloalcanivorax dieselolei B5 genome, one window contains:
- a CDS encoding porin: protein MGSPNSLLAITVSSLIAAPALAAEFDVGGQVNRAVMYVEDGYAAGYLGVGSSTEFYHVDNRNSPTRFHVGGTQRLMEGWTAGALVEVGIYSNSSNDVDPDNKSVDGDLEERITDAFIDSPFGKITVGHGEGAAYNTGRLDYSGTGVISFRNPALIGGNLSYALKASSYKRKFDRDGNFTGTESFDLQEGDNNRTSISGSIRDYNFEGRHDRIRYDSPRLGPVTLSASAGHDSGSDGHESILQAGLKSGLRVPGGRMLIGLGYSVATRNADELDQRFDPDSSVDPDITTYGGSISYFHNDTGFNVTLAAINREEELTTEEKTGTFTATRSELGQFRYIKLGYRPSRHHAFDIHYGETRNRNKDDEKGSVIGMGYVWSPTEMFDLYAGAKIHSFERGEWCTSSGRTCYNPEYDDIKIVTTGARVKF, encoded by the coding sequence ATGGGATCCCCGAACTCGCTCCTGGCGATCACCGTTTCGAGTCTGATCGCCGCACCGGCGCTTGCCGCTGAATTCGACGTCGGCGGTCAGGTGAACCGGGCGGTAATGTACGTGGAAGATGGCTACGCCGCCGGTTATCTGGGCGTGGGCTCGAGCACCGAGTTCTATCACGTGGATAACCGCAACAGCCCGACACGCTTTCACGTCGGCGGCACTCAGCGGCTGATGGAAGGATGGACGGCGGGCGCCCTGGTGGAAGTCGGCATCTACTCCAACTCCTCCAATGACGTCGATCCGGACAACAAATCCGTGGACGGCGACCTGGAGGAGAGGATCACCGACGCCTTCATCGACAGCCCGTTCGGCAAGATCACCGTCGGCCATGGTGAAGGGGCCGCCTATAACACCGGCCGCCTGGACTATTCCGGTACCGGCGTGATCAGCTTTCGTAATCCGGCGTTGATCGGCGGCAACCTCAGCTATGCCCTGAAGGCTTCCTCCTACAAACGGAAGTTCGACCGTGACGGCAACTTCACCGGCACCGAAAGCTTCGACCTGCAGGAAGGCGACAACAATCGCACCTCGATCAGCGGCAGTATCCGCGATTACAACTTTGAAGGCCGCCACGACCGCATTCGTTATGACAGCCCCCGCCTGGGCCCGGTAACACTATCGGCCAGCGCCGGTCATGACAGCGGCTCCGATGGCCACGAATCGATCCTGCAAGCGGGCTTGAAATCCGGTCTGCGCGTACCCGGTGGCCGCATGCTGATCGGCCTGGGCTACTCCGTGGCCACCCGCAACGCCGACGAACTGGATCAACGCTTCGACCCTGATTCCAGTGTCGATCCGGACATCACCACCTACGGCGGCTCGATCTCCTATTTCCATAACGACACCGGCTTCAATGTCACCCTTGCCGCCATCAATCGCGAAGAAGAGCTCACCACCGAGGAAAAAACCGGCACCTTCACCGCCACCCGTTCGGAACTGGGCCAGTTCCGCTATATCAAGCTCGGCTACCGGCCCAGCCGCCATCACGCTTTCGACATTCACTACGGCGAAACCCGCAACCGCAACAAGGACGATGAAAAAGGCAGCGTCATCGGCATGGGGTATGTGTGGAGTCCCACTGAAATGTTCGATCTTTACGCCGGCGCCAAGATTCACAGCTTCGAGCGCGGCGAGTGGTGCACCAGCTCGGGCCGCACCTGCTACAACCCGGAATACGACGACATCAAAATCGTGACCACCGGCGCCCGAGTGAAGTTCTGA
- a CDS encoding LysR family transcriptional regulator: protein MNIKKLKCFRAVVIHGSLVSAASVMNLSQPATSRLISTLEDELKLKLFKREKRRLVLTPEGKQFYQEAEKILANLEDLPRIVQEIKEGGQRTLRIVALARLAGSLVSPALARFAREHPGQRFSVDVRGHRDIEQWVAGRHYDIAVALTKPCNHPSVIQRLFFDTDAMVMVPKGHPLEALRSVTPAQMVKHDIIALAPGLRPRFQMEDIFQKAGVELSCKIETTSTALACQMVVDGLGVTIIDRLAAQAVDPNRFSLRPLRPAYRLEFVLLFPPGFEETPATSALVQCLRAQVVASLGRHATMTG, encoded by the coding sequence ATGAATATCAAGAAACTGAAGTGCTTTCGCGCGGTGGTCATTCATGGCTCCCTGGTGTCCGCCGCGTCGGTGATGAACCTGAGTCAGCCGGCCACCAGCCGTTTGATTTCCACCCTGGAAGATGAACTCAAACTGAAGCTGTTCAAACGCGAGAAGCGCCGGCTGGTGCTGACGCCGGAGGGCAAACAGTTCTATCAGGAAGCGGAGAAAATCCTCGCCAATCTGGAGGATTTGCCGCGCATCGTGCAGGAGATCAAGGAAGGCGGACAACGCACGCTGCGCATAGTGGCCCTGGCGCGGCTGGCGGGCAGTCTGGTGTCGCCGGCGCTGGCCCGTTTCGCGCGGGAACATCCCGGGCAGCGATTCAGTGTCGATGTGCGTGGTCACCGCGATATCGAACAGTGGGTGGCCGGTCGCCATTACGACATCGCTGTGGCGTTGACCAAACCGTGTAATCACCCGTCGGTGATCCAGCGGCTGTTCTTCGACACCGACGCCATGGTGATGGTGCCCAAGGGGCATCCGCTGGAAGCCTTGCGCTCGGTGACGCCCGCGCAAATGGTCAAGCACGACATCATTGCCCTGGCGCCGGGTCTGCGGCCCCGCTTCCAGATGGAGGATATTTTCCAGAAGGCCGGTGTGGAGCTGAGCTGCAAGATCGAAACCACCTCCACGGCGCTGGCCTGCCAGATGGTGGTGGATGGGTTGGGTGTCACCATTATCGATCGGTTGGCGGCGCAGGCGGTGGACCCGAACCGTTTTTCCCTGCGGCCTCTGCGGCCGGCCTACCGTCTGGAATTCGTGCTGCTGTTCCCGCCGGGGTTCGAGGAAACGCCGGCCACCAGCGCTCTGGTGCAGTGCCTGCGTGCCCAGGTGGTGGCGTCGCTGGGGCGCCACGCCACTATGACGGGGTGA
- a CDS encoding ABC transporter permease: MINYVLRRALMALLVALTVSFGTFALFYFATDPAQTIAGEDAPQEMVDAIREQYGFDRPVSVQYVDWLGSVLQGDFGQSYFWKQPVVELIQEHAKVTIMLALLALVVTVVIALPLGISAALRPNSWVDRFALSTAVSAQAIPNFWLGLMLIILFAVTFPIFPVSGDSSWRHYVLPAFVLGTSSVPAVMRLTRTGLLDVLGSDYIRTARAKGFTGYRLILRQALRNALLPIVSVLAVQLGHKLGGSIVTESVFSMNGLGRLAVESIFNSDIPTVQSLILLFVLTFVLLTLAADLINAWLDPRIRMG, encoded by the coding sequence ATGATCAACTATGTCCTGCGCAGAGCCCTGATGGCGTTGTTGGTGGCCCTGACCGTGTCGTTCGGTACTTTCGCGTTGTTCTACTTCGCCACCGACCCGGCGCAGACCATCGCCGGTGAGGACGCGCCCCAGGAAATGGTGGACGCGATCCGCGAGCAGTACGGGTTCGACCGGCCGGTCTCGGTGCAATACGTGGATTGGCTGGGCAGTGTGCTGCAAGGCGACTTCGGCCAGAGCTACTTCTGGAAGCAGCCGGTGGTGGAGCTGATCCAGGAGCATGCCAAGGTCACCATCATGCTGGCCTTGTTGGCGCTGGTGGTGACTGTGGTGATTGCTTTGCCCCTGGGGATCAGCGCCGCGCTCAGACCCAACAGCTGGGTCGACCGGTTTGCCCTGTCGACGGCGGTGTCGGCCCAGGCGATTCCCAACTTCTGGCTGGGGCTGATGCTGATCATCCTGTTCGCGGTGACCTTCCCGATCTTCCCCGTGTCCGGTGATTCGAGCTGGCGACACTATGTTTTGCCTGCCTTCGTACTGGGAACCAGTTCGGTGCCCGCGGTAATGCGGTTGACCCGTACCGGTTTGCTCGACGTGTTGGGCTCGGACTATATCCGCACCGCCCGCGCCAAAGGGTTTACCGGCTATCGGTTGATCCTGCGCCAGGCGCTGCGTAATGCGCTGTTGCCCATCGTCAGCGTGCTCGCGGTACAGCTGGGACACAAACTGGGCGGCTCCATCGTCACCGAATCGGTGTTCAGCATGAACGGTCTGGGCCGGCTGGCGGTGGAGTCCATTTTCAACTCCGACATACCGACCGTGCAGTCCTTGATCCTGCTGTTCGTACTGACCTTCGTGTTGCTCACGCTGGCGGCGGACCTGATCAACGCCTGGCTCGACCCTCGGATCAGGATGGGATGA
- a CDS encoding uracil-xanthine permease family protein, which translates to MSATPGFLAPRTVLVGAQMLFVAFGALVLMPLLTGLDPSVALFTAGVGTLLFQCITGFSMPVFLASSFVFIAPISHGVQAWGLPATMGALMVTAVVYVVLAALVRWRGPGFLHVLMPPVVTGPIIMVIGLSLAPTAVNMAMGMDGTGQETLFPYGQALMVSMVSLVTTLLVATLAKGFFRLLPIMVGVLCGYSSALMLGMVDFAVVTERAWLAPPEFVLPTFEWQAIVFMVPVALAPAIEHVGDVLAISNVTGRDYVRKPGLHRTLLGDGVASMGAAMVGGPPNTTYSEVTGAVMLTRVFDPRVMVWAAVFAIALSFLSRFGGLLQSIPAPVMGGILILMFGSIASVGMNTLIKARVDLARQRNLVVVATTLVFGIGGMVISGGGFTLQGISLCGVLAVVLNLLLPGRDPVVTDLRQEQAVVDDLIEHTRSKD; encoded by the coding sequence ATGTCCGCCACTCCCGGTTTCCTTGCGCCGCGCACCGTTCTGGTGGGTGCGCAAATGTTGTTCGTTGCCTTCGGCGCACTGGTGTTGATGCCATTGCTCACCGGCCTGGACCCGAGCGTGGCGCTGTTCACCGCCGGGGTTGGCACCTTGTTGTTCCAATGCATCACCGGCTTCTCGATGCCGGTGTTCCTGGCCTCCTCCTTTGTCTTCATCGCGCCCATATCCCACGGCGTGCAGGCCTGGGGCCTGCCGGCCACCATGGGGGCGCTGATGGTCACCGCCGTGGTCTATGTGGTGCTGGCGGCGTTGGTGCGCTGGCGCGGACCGGGCTTTCTTCATGTACTGATGCCGCCGGTGGTGACCGGGCCGATCATCATGGTGATCGGCCTCAGTCTGGCGCCCACCGCGGTGAACATGGCCATGGGCATGGACGGCACCGGCCAGGAGACCTTGTTTCCGTATGGTCAGGCGCTGATGGTGTCGATGGTGTCGCTGGTCACCACCTTGCTGGTGGCCACCCTGGCAAAGGGCTTTTTCCGGCTGTTGCCGATCATGGTGGGGGTGCTGTGCGGCTATTCTTCCGCCCTGATGCTGGGCATGGTGGATTTCGCCGTGGTCACCGAGCGTGCCTGGCTGGCGCCGCCGGAGTTCGTGCTGCCGACTTTCGAATGGCAGGCGATCGTGTTCATGGTGCCGGTGGCATTGGCGCCGGCCATCGAACATGTCGGTGATGTGCTCGCCATCAGCAACGTCACCGGGCGCGATTATGTGCGCAAGCCCGGCTTGCATCGCACCCTGCTCGGCGACGGTGTCGCCAGCATGGGCGCCGCCATGGTCGGCGGGCCGCCCAATACCACCTATTCGGAAGTGACCGGGGCGGTGATGCTGACCCGGGTTTTCGATCCCCGGGTGATGGTGTGGGCCGCCGTTTTCGCCATTGCGTTGTCCTTCCTGTCCCGCTTCGGCGGGTTGTTGCAGAGCATCCCGGCGCCGGTGATGGGCGGCATCCTGATTCTCATGTTCGGCTCCATCGCCAGTGTCGGCATGAACACCCTGATCAAGGCCAGGGTGGACCTGGCGCGCCAGCGCAACCTGGTGGTCGTGGCCACCACCTTGGTGTTCGGCATCGGTGGCATGGTCATCAGCGGCGGCGGTTTCACGCTGCAGGGGATCAGCTTGTGTGGGGTGCTGGCGGTGGTGCTGAACCTGCTGTTGCCCGGCCGTGATCCGGTCGTCACCGATCTGCGCCAGGAGCAGGCGGTGGTGGATGATCTTATCGAGCATACCCGTTCCAAGGATTGA
- a CDS encoding helix-turn-helix transcriptional regulator → MQRAERLIVLIDTLRRHRWPVTAGALSEQLGVSTRTIYRDIQSLIGLGAPIDGEAGVGYLLRKGFFMPPLMFSPVELEALLLGARWVGQQGDEELADAANSALEKIATAVPPALREVLEDTGLWAGPSSAPRRGEPLFVLRRALREELKLRIVYRDVEGRETERTVWPLTLAFFEGARILAAWCELREDFRHFRTDRIADLRVMEESYPGSRRLLAQRWLQAERQRRSRKES, encoded by the coding sequence ATGCAAAGAGCGGAGCGGTTGATCGTATTGATCGACACTTTGCGCCGGCATCGCTGGCCGGTGACCGCCGGTGCTCTCAGCGAGCAGCTCGGGGTGTCCACCCGCACCATCTATCGCGACATCCAGAGTCTGATCGGCCTGGGCGCGCCGATCGATGGTGAAGCCGGGGTCGGTTATCTGCTGCGCAAAGGGTTTTTCATGCCGCCGCTGATGTTCAGTCCGGTGGAGCTGGAGGCGCTGTTGCTTGGCGCCCGCTGGGTTGGACAGCAGGGCGACGAGGAACTGGCCGATGCCGCCAACAGCGCACTGGAGAAGATCGCCACGGCGGTGCCGCCGGCGTTGCGCGAAGTGCTGGAGGACACCGGACTGTGGGCGGGCCCCTCCAGCGCCCCCCGGCGCGGTGAGCCGCTGTTCGTATTGCGCCGTGCATTGCGTGAGGAACTGAAGCTGCGAATCGTCTACCGGGATGTGGAGGGCCGGGAAACCGAGCGAACCGTCTGGCCTCTGACTTTGGCGTTTTTTGAAGGCGCCAGGATCCTGGCTGCCTGGTGCGAGCTGCGCGAGGATTTTCGTCATTTCCGTACCGATCGCATCGCCGATCTGCGGGTCATGGAAGAAAGCTATCCGGGGTCCCGCCGGTTATTGGCGCAGCGCTGGTTGCAGGCGGAGCGCCAGCGACGGTCCCGGAAAGAGTCGTAG
- a CDS encoding ABC transporter substrate-binding protein produces MKIRYPVRVRAFLVGMMVSLLPLTASAGPSDDTLVVAFSKALTTVDRLYSIQREGLILSRLTDDGLFFVDPDTLEFEPLAAASYTWATDTRLDITLRDNVRFHDGSRLSADDVVYTFRWVLNKDSDTSRGAVIRGWLDSVEKLGPLRVRFNLKMPYPMALRDMAISIPLRKSGTYDDPRGGDQPLNGIGPYRVKQFDVGRRIVLERFEDYYPDSPKAGARIRNMVFRVIPDEGTQQAELLSGGIDLMMDVPPDVADNVSALPGVERLEGNDIRIGYLTLDAAGYADPDSPMTHLKVRQAINHAINREAISRYLVRGSARAIPYACHPRQFGCQADGPRYPYDPEKARRLLAEAGYPEGFSLKLWAYREKIIAEAIVSDLKAVGLDVDLRYVKLNVFSKMRNDHRMGAFFASYGSGGTADASASTGVHFTANSNRNYSGDESLSKTVLAAERTIDPDERRRLYREALNRIAEQAYWVPLFSYSQNYLLTPALSLPVSEDGVPRLWQAAWRQ; encoded by the coding sequence ATGAAGATTCGCTACCCGGTCCGGGTGCGCGCCTTCCTGGTCGGCATGATGGTGAGTTTGCTGCCACTGACCGCCAGCGCGGGGCCGAGCGACGATACCCTGGTGGTGGCCTTCTCCAAGGCACTGACCACCGTGGACCGCCTCTATTCGATTCAGAGGGAAGGGCTGATTCTGTCCCGTCTCACCGACGACGGTCTGTTCTTCGTCGACCCCGACACCCTTGAGTTCGAGCCTTTGGCCGCCGCTTCCTATACATGGGCAACCGACACCCGTCTGGATATCACCTTGCGCGATAACGTCCGCTTTCACGATGGCAGCCGGCTGAGCGCGGACGACGTGGTGTACACCTTCCGCTGGGTGCTGAACAAGGATTCCGATACCAGCCGTGGCGCGGTGATTCGCGGCTGGCTCGACAGTGTCGAAAAACTTGGCCCCCTGCGGGTGCGCTTCAATCTGAAGATGCCCTATCCAATGGCTCTGCGCGATATGGCGATCAGTATTCCGTTGCGCAAGAGCGGCACCTATGACGATCCGCGTGGCGGCGATCAGCCGCTCAATGGCATCGGCCCCTATCGCGTCAAGCAGTTCGATGTCGGGCGCAGGATCGTGCTGGAACGCTTCGAGGACTACTATCCGGACAGTCCGAAGGCCGGCGCCCGGATCAGGAACATGGTGTTCCGGGTGATTCCGGATGAGGGTACCCAGCAGGCGGAACTGCTCAGTGGCGGTATCGATTTGATGATGGACGTGCCGCCGGATGTGGCCGACAACGTCAGTGCCCTGCCGGGCGTCGAACGGTTGGAGGGCAATGATATCCGCATTGGCTATCTGACTCTGGACGCCGCCGGCTATGCCGATCCCGATTCACCGATGACCCACCTGAAAGTGCGGCAGGCGATCAATCACGCCATCAATCGCGAGGCGATCTCCCGTTATCTGGTGCGTGGCAGTGCACGGGCGATTCCCTATGCCTGCCATCCCCGCCAGTTTGGCTGCCAGGCGGACGGACCGCGTTACCCCTACGATCCGGAAAAAGCCCGGCGGCTTCTGGCGGAAGCAGGTTACCCGGAGGGCTTTTCCCTCAAGCTGTGGGCCTACCGGGAAAAGATCATCGCCGAGGCGATCGTCAGCGATCTGAAAGCGGTGGGCCTGGATGTGGATCTGCGTTACGTGAAGCTGAACGTCTTCTCCAAGATGCGCAACGACCACCGGATGGGGGCGTTCTTCGCCTCTTATGGCAGTGGCGGCACGGCGGATGCGTCCGCGTCCACCGGCGTGCATTTCACCGCCAACTCCAACCGCAACTATTCAGGCGACGAATCGCTGTCGAAAACGGTCCTGGCGGCGGAACGCACCATCGATCCGGATGAGCGGCGCCGATTGTATCGCGAGGCACTGAATCGTATCGCCGAGCAGGCTTACTGGGTGCCCCTGTTTTCCTACAGCCAGAACTACCTGCTCACGCCGGCGTTGTCGCTGCCGGTGTCCGAGGACGGTGTTCCGCGGCTCTGGCAAGCCGCCTGGAGGCAGTGA